One region of Pseudomonas glycinae genomic DNA includes:
- a CDS encoding GGDEF domain-containing protein produces the protein MKSPSQTTAIDFDSAKLQRLGFGQQPPLLARPVSLAQLRQQMSLQLQTSLEPQRILGLFFREVQRLVPLDALTYVHNDSDLRLEFGARGHHSASYRLSHEGEHMGELVFRRNQRFSEQELGNLESLLSALLYPMRNALLYRAATQSALRDPLTGAGNRIAMEQTLQREIEMSRRHLQPLSLLMLDIDHFKQVNDLHGHSAGDDVLKAVAASIKGQLRNVDMVFRYGGEEFLILLSNTGRDAAAMVGERLRQAAQAQDYYANNRLIELTVSLGCSTLLPGESAESLLRRADSALYVAKREGRNRLTMAG, from the coding sequence ATGAAATCACCCTCCCAGACCACTGCAATTGACTTCGACAGTGCCAAATTGCAACGCCTGGGCTTTGGTCAGCAGCCGCCTCTCCTGGCGCGACCTGTCAGCCTGGCGCAACTGCGCCAGCAAATGAGCCTGCAACTGCAAACCAGCCTTGAACCTCAACGCATCCTCGGTCTGTTTTTCCGCGAAGTTCAGCGTCTGGTGCCGCTGGACGCCTTGACCTACGTGCACAACGACAGCGACCTGCGCCTGGAGTTCGGTGCCCGCGGCCACCACTCGGCCAGCTACCGCCTCAGCCACGAAGGCGAGCACATGGGTGAGCTGGTGTTCCGCCGCAACCAGCGCTTCAGCGAACAGGAACTGGGCAATCTCGAATCGCTGCTGTCCGCCCTGCTGTACCCGATGCGCAATGCCCTGCTCTACCGCGCCGCCACGCAAAGCGCCCTGCGTGATCCATTGACCGGTGCCGGCAACCGTATTGCCATGGAGCAGACACTGCAACGTGAAATCGAGATGTCCCGCCGGCACCTGCAACCGTTGTCGTTGCTGATGCTGGACATCGACCATTTCAAACAGGTCAACGACCTCCATGGTCACAGCGCCGGCGACGACGTGCTCAAAGCCGTGGCGGCATCGATCAAGGGCCAGTTGCGCAATGTCGATATGGTGTTCCGTTATGGCGGGGAAGAGTTTCTGATTCTGCTGTCCAACACCGGGCGTGATGCGGCCGCCATGGTCGGTGAGCGCCTGCGTCAGGCAGCCCAGGCCCAGGATTACTATGCCAATAATCGATTGATCGAACTGACCGTGAGTCTCGGCTGCTCGACCCTGTTGCCGGGCGAATCCGCCGAAAGCCTGCTGCGCCGTGCCGACAGCGCGCTGTATGTGGCCAAGCGCGAGGGTCGCAATCGCCTGACCATGGCGGGCTAG
- a CDS encoding TenA family transcriptional regulator, whose amino-acid sequence MIDTFNRTGPLMEAASYPAWAQQLIQDCSESKRRVVEHELYLRMRDNKLSARTMRQYLIGGWPVVEQFALYMAQNLTKTKFARHPGEDMARRWLMRNIRVELNHADYWLHWSRAHGVSLEDLQAQQVPPELHALSHWCWHTSSADSLIVAIAATNYAIEGATGEWSALVCSTGVYAAAFPEEDRKRAMKWLKMHAQYDDAHPWEALEIICTLAGMNPSKALQAELRQAICKSYDYMYLFLERCMQLELSERVMVGRERRALVES is encoded by the coding sequence GTGATCGACACATTCAACCGAACCGGACCACTCATGGAAGCTGCAAGTTATCCCGCCTGGGCGCAACAACTGATCCAGGATTGCAGCGAGAGCAAACGCCGGGTTGTCGAACATGAACTTTATCTGCGTATGCGTGATAACAAGCTCAGCGCCAGAACCATGCGCCAGTACCTGATCGGGGGCTGGCCCGTCGTTGAGCAATTCGCGTTGTACATGGCGCAGAATCTCACCAAGACCAAATTCGCCCGTCATCCGGGTGAAGACATGGCGCGGCGCTGGTTGATGCGCAATATTCGCGTCGAACTCAACCACGCCGATTATTGGCTGCATTGGAGCCGGGCCCATGGGGTGAGCCTGGAAGATCTGCAGGCGCAGCAAGTGCCGCCGGAATTGCACGCCCTGAGCCACTGGTGCTGGCACACCAGTTCGGCGGATTCACTGATTGTGGCCATCGCGGCCACCAACTACGCCATCGAAGGCGCGACCGGGGAGTGGTCGGCGCTGGTGTGTTCGACGGGTGTCTATGCCGCCGCTTTTCCTGAAGAGGATCGCAAGCGGGCCATGAAGTGGCTGAAGATGCACGCCCAGTACGACGATGCCCATCCGTGGGAAGCGCTGGAGATCATCTGCACCCTCGCCGGGATGAACCCGAGCAAAGCCCTGCAGGCGGAGCTGCGACAGGCGATCTGCAAGAGTTATGACTACATGTACCTGTTCCTCGAGCGCTGCATGCAGCTCGAACTGTCGGAGCGGGTGATGGTCGGGCGTGAGCGTCGGGCACTGGTCGAGAGCTAG
- a CDS encoding EAL domain-containing protein: MKQKRTLGTPRLLGIVWPFIAVVLFQALLGGVSLYVLSAVRGYVAGESLWSKGQKDAIYYLNLYADSRDDAIYLKYQNAIAVPQGGHQLRLALDKQPPDLQAAREGILKGGNHPDDVSSLIWLYLNFRHFSYLEIAIDRWTLGDAYLVELDGVAQEMHQRITANAATEADIRRWKDRIFAINDGVTPAAKAFSDALGEGSRMILRLLLFTNLATALGLIVLALLRTRKLLKQRHAFAEALQLEKDRAHVTLHSIGDGVITTDVSGAIDYMNPAAEALTHWKAEQASGLPLAALFNLLDDNAQTEGLTLIEHILSGQLTGGSEHSKLIQRLDGSTVSVTLVGAPIRNAGKVSGAVLVLHDMTQERQYIANLSWQATHDALTGLANRREFEYRLEQALHNLTRQAGRHALMFLDLDQFKLVNDTCGHAAGDELLRHICALLQSGLREGDTLARLGGDEFGILLENCAPEAAEKIAEGLRQTVQNLHFVWKGRPFLTTVSIGLVHVAQNPTTLEASLRAADMACYMAKEKGRNRVQVYHADDSELSLRFGEMAWVQRLHMALEENRFCLYAQEIAPLGSVAGGTRGHIEILLRLHDEAGRMILPDSFIPAAERYGLMTSLDRWVVQNVFKVIAQCINDKCEGPLAMCAINLSGITIGDDAFLHFLREQFDNYGIPPEMICFEITETSAIANLGSAIRFINELKGLGCYFSLDDFCAGMSSFAYLKHLPVDFLKIDGSFVKDMLDDPINRAMVEVINHIGHVMGKQTIAEFVETAQIEQALLEIGVDYAQGYVVERPQLFTCDSLQSRPARPQPLLFKAPGTFR, encoded by the coding sequence ATGAAGCAAAAGCGGACTCTCGGAACGCCTCGGTTGTTGGGCATCGTCTGGCCATTCATCGCCGTCGTTTTGTTTCAGGCGTTGCTGGGGGGCGTGAGTCTTTATGTCCTGTCGGCCGTTCGCGGTTATGTGGCGGGCGAGAGCCTGTGGTCCAAGGGCCAGAAAGACGCCATCTATTACCTCAACCTGTACGCCGACAGCCGTGATGATGCGATCTACCTCAAGTACCAGAACGCCATTGCCGTGCCTCAGGGCGGTCATCAATTGCGTCTGGCACTGGACAAGCAACCGCCCGACCTGCAGGCGGCACGCGAGGGCATTCTCAAGGGCGGCAACCACCCGGACGATGTCTCCAGCCTGATCTGGCTGTACCTGAATTTCCGTCACTTCAGTTATCTGGAAATTGCCATCGACCGCTGGACCCTGGGCGATGCCTATCTGGTAGAGCTCGACGGCGTGGCGCAGGAGATGCATCAGCGCATCACCGCCAATGCCGCCACCGAGGCCGATATCCGCCGCTGGAAGGACCGGATCTTTGCGATCAACGACGGCGTGACCCCGGCCGCCAAGGCGTTCAGCGATGCCCTGGGTGAAGGCTCGCGGATGATTCTGCGCCTGCTGCTGTTTACCAACCTGGCCACCGCACTGGGCCTGATCGTGCTGGCGCTGCTGCGCACCCGCAAACTGCTCAAGCAGCGTCATGCTTTCGCCGAAGCGTTGCAACTGGAAAAAGATCGCGCGCATGTCACCCTGCATTCGATTGGCGACGGTGTGATCACCACCGACGTGAGCGGGGCGATCGACTACATGAATCCGGCCGCCGAAGCGTTGACCCACTGGAAGGCCGAGCAGGCGTCCGGTCTGCCGCTGGCGGCGTTGTTCAATTTGCTGGATGACAACGCCCAGACGGAAGGGCTGACCCTGATCGAGCACATTCTCAGTGGCCAGCTGACCGGCGGCAGCGAACACTCGAAGCTGATCCAGCGACTGGACGGCAGCACGGTGTCGGTGACCTTGGTCGGTGCGCCGATCCGCAATGCCGGCAAGGTCAGTGGGGCGGTGCTGGTGCTGCATGACATGACCCAGGAGCGGCAATACATCGCCAATCTGTCATGGCAGGCCACCCACGATGCACTGACCGGGCTGGCCAACCGTCGCGAGTTCGAATACCGGCTCGAACAGGCGCTGCACAACCTGACGCGCCAGGCCGGGCGGCATGCGCTGATGTTCCTCGATCTGGATCAATTCAAACTGGTCAATGACACCTGCGGGCATGCGGCCGGCGATGAGTTGCTGCGGCATATCTGCGCGTTGCTGCAATCGGGTCTGCGCGAAGGCGACACCCTGGCGCGGCTGGGCGGCGACGAGTTCGGCATCCTGCTGGAGAACTGCGCACCGGAGGCGGCGGAGAAGATCGCCGAGGGGCTGCGTCAGACCGTGCAAAATCTGCATTTTGTCTGGAAGGGGCGGCCATTCCTGACCACCGTCAGCATTGGTCTGGTGCACGTCGCACAGAACCCGACCACTCTCGAGGCCTCGTTGCGGGCCGCCGATATGGCTTGCTACATGGCCAAGGAAAAGGGTCGCAACCGGGTGCAGGTCTACCATGCCGACGACTCGGAATTGTCCCTGCGCTTTGGCGAGATGGCCTGGGTGCAACGCCTGCACATGGCCCTGGAAGAAAACCGCTTCTGCCTCTACGCCCAGGAAATCGCCCCGCTGGGTTCGGTTGCCGGTGGCACTCGCGGACATATCGAAATTCTGCTGCGTCTGCATGACGAAGCGGGCCGGATGATTCTGCCGGACAGTTTCATACCGGCGGCGGAACGTTACGGTTTGATGACCTCGCTGGATCGATGGGTTGTTCAGAATGTATTTAAGGTTATTGCTCAATGTATTAACGATAAGTGCGAAGGCCCTCTGGCAATGTGTGCGATTAATCTTTCAGGCATTACTATCGGAGATGACGCGTTCTTGCACTTTCTGCGGGAACAGTTTGATAACTACGGCATACCGCCTGAAATGATTTGTTTTGAAATTACAGAAACCAGTGCCATTGCAAATCTCGGGAGCGCAATCAGATTTATTAATGAACTCAAAGGCTTGGGATGTTATTTTTCGCTGGATGACTTTTGCGCCGGAATGTCTTCATTCGCTTATCTGAAACATTTGCCTGTAGACTTCCTGAAGATCGACGGGAGTTTCGTAAAGGATATGCTGGACGACCCGATTAACCGTGCAATGGTCGAAGTGATCAATCACATCGGGCATGTCATGGGTAAGCAGACAATTGCCGAGTTTGTCGAAACAGCGCAGATCGAGCAGGCATTGCTTGAAATCGGCGTGGATTACGCTCAGGGTTATGTAGTGGAGCGTCCGCAGTTGTTTACCTGTGACAGTTTGCAAAGTCGGCCCGCCAGACCGCAGCCGTTGTTATTCAAGGCGCCTGGCACGTTCCGTTGA